Proteins encoded by one window of Vigna radiata var. radiata cultivar VC1973A chromosome 5, Vradiata_ver6, whole genome shotgun sequence:
- the LOC106761919 gene encoding calcium-transporting ATPase 8, plasma membrane-type: protein MSSFLNGASPTRQAMERESDIEAGPASLRSADLDDGDLSDPFDIARTKNASIERLRRWRQAALVLNASRRFRYTLDLKKEEEKRQILRKIRAHAQAIRAAYLFKAAGGVPGNEPIKPPPTPIAGEFPIGQEQLASISREHDTAALQQYGGVVGLSILLKTNLEKGIHGDDADLLKRRNSFGSNNYPRKKGRGFLMFMWDACKDLTLVILMVAAAASLALGIKSEGIKEGWYDGGSIAFAVILVIVVTAISDYKQSLQFRDLNEEKRNIHLEVIRGGRRVEISIYDIVVGDVIPLNIGDQVPADGILISGHSLAIDESSMTGESKIVHKDSKDPFLMSGCKVADGSGTMLVTGVGINTEWGLLMASISEDTGEETPLQVRLNGVATFIGIVGLSVAVVVLVVLLARYFSGHTENPDGSPQFKAGKTKVGDAVDGAIKIVTVAVTIVVVAVPEGLPLAVTLTLAYSMRKMMADKALVRRLSACETMGSATTICSDKTGTLTMNEMTVVEAYAGGKKIDPPHELKNTMLCSLLIEGVALNTNGSVYAPEGANDVEVSGSPTEKAILHWGIQLGMNFTDARSKTSIIHVFPFNSEKKRGGVALQTADSNIHIHWKGAAEIVLACCTGYIDANDQLVGMDEEKMSFFKKAIEDMAADSLRCVAIAYRSYEKEKVPTNEELLAHWSLPEDDLILLAIVGLKDPCRPGVKDAVLLCQKAGVKVKMVTGDNVKTAKAIAVECGILGSFADATEPNIIEGKTFRGLSDAERDEIADRISVMGRSSPNDKLLLVQALRRKGHVVAVTGDGTNDAPALHEADIGLAMGIQGTEVAKESSDIIILDDNFASVVKVVRWGRSVYANIQKFIQFQLTVNVAALVINVVAAVSTGDVPLNAVQLLWVNLIMDTLGALALATEPPTDHLMDRTPVGRREPLITNIMWRNLLIQAMYQVSVLLVLNFRGRSILGLNHDNNVHAIKVKNTLIFNAFVLCQIFNEFNARKPDEYNIFKGVTRNYLFMGIIGLTLVLQIVIIEFLGKFTKTVRLNWKQWIICVIIGFISWPLAVIGKLIPVPTTPINNVFSKCGTSKRKEHDESQ, encoded by the exons CAAGCAGCGCTTGTGCTTAATGCTTCTCGTCGATTTCGTTATACCTTGGacttgaaaaaagaagaagagaagaggcaAATATTGAGAAAGATTCGAGCGCATGCACAAGCCATTAGA GCAGCTTATCTTTTCAAAGCAGCTGGTGGGGTGCCAGGAAATG AACCTATTAAACCTCCTCCGACCCCAATTGCTGGTGAATTTCCAATTGGACAAGAACAACTTGCTTCAATTTCGAGGGAGCATGACACTGCTGCTCTGCAACAATATGGAGGG GTTGTAGGACTATCAATTTTGTTGAAAACCAATTTAGAGAAGGGAATTCATGGTGATGATGCTGATTTACTGAAACGTAGGAATTCATTTGGTTCCAACAATTATCCTCGGAAGAAAGGAAGAGGTTTTCTG atgTTTATGTGGGATGCTTGTAAGGACCTGACCTTGGTTATTTTAATGGTAGCTGCAGCAGCTTCACTGGCACTTGGGATAAAATCTGAG GGTATTAAGGAAGGATGGTATGATGGGGGAAGCATTGCTTTTGCAGTTATTCTTGTTATTGTTGTTACAG CTATAAGTGATTATAAGCAGTCTCTTCAGTTTCGAGACCTaaatgaagagaagagaaatataCACTTGGAG GTTATTAGAGGCGGTAGAAGGGTTGAGATCTCTATATATGATATTGTTGTTGGGGATGTTATACCCCTAAATATTGGTGACCAG gTCCCTGCTGATGGAATTCTTATCAGTGGTCACTCTCTTGCAATTGATGAATCAAGTATGACTGGGGAGAGCAAAATT GTCCATAAAGATTCTAAGGATCCTTTTCTGATGTCTGGATGTAAAGTTGCTGATGGCAGTGGCACAATGCTG GTTACTGGTGTTGGTATCAATACTGAATGGGGGCTTCTAATGGCTAGCATCTCAGAAGATACTGGTGAAGAAACACCATTGCAG GTTCGCTTAAATGGTGTAGCTACTTTCATTGGTATTGTTGGACTCTCCGTTGCTGTTGTTGTCTTGGTTGTGCTACTGGCTAG ATATTTCTCTGGGCATACTGAAAACCCGGATGGTTCACCTCAATTTAAAGCTGGCAAGACTAAAGTTGGTGATGCTGTTGATGGTGCAATTAAGATAGTAACTGTTGCG GTCACCATCGTTGTGGTTGCAGTTCCGGAGGGGCTCCCATTAGCAGTTACTTTAAC GCTGGCCTACTCGATGAGAAAAATGATGGCAGATAAAGCTTTG GTAAGGAGGCTTTCTGCCTGTGAGACCATGGGCTCTGCCACAACCATATGTAGTGATAAGACTGGCACATTGACTATGAATGAG ATGACTGTGGTTGAGGCTTATGCTGGGGGTAAGAAAATTGATCCTCCCCACGAATTGAAGAATACTATGCTTTGCTCCCTGCTCATTGAGGGTGTTGCGCTGAACACTAATGGTAGTGTTTATGCACCTGAG GGTGCTAATGATGTTGAGGTTTCTGGATCACCAACGGAAAAGGCAATTTTACATTGGGGAATACAG CTTGGGATGAATTTTACGGATGCTAGATCCAAGACATcaattattcatgtttttccattcaattcagaGAAAAAGAGAGGCGGTGTTGCATTACAAACG GCCGACTCTAACATCCATATACACTGGAAAGGTGCTGCCGAGATAGTCCTAGCCTGCTGTACTGGCTATATTGATGCAAACGACCAGCTGGTGGGGATGGATGAAGAGAAg ATGTCATTTTTCAAAAAGGCTATTGAAGACATGGCTGCTGATAGTCTACGTTGTGTTGCCATTGCATATAGATCATACGAAAAGGAAAAAGTTCCAACTAATGAAGAACTACTTGCTCACTGGTCTTTACCAGAGGATGATCTTATTTTACTGGCTATTGTTGGTCTTAAG GATCCTTGCCGTCCCGGTGTAAAAGATGCAGTGCTACTTTGTCAAAAGGCTGGGGTTAAG GTGAAAATGGTCACTGGTGACAATGTGAAAACTGCAAAAGCAATTGCTGTCGAATGTGGAATACTTGGTTCATTCGCTGATGCTACAGAACCAAACATCATTGAAGGAAAAACATTTCGTGGCCTGTCAGATGCAGAGAGAGATGAAATTGCTGATAGGATATCG GTAATGGGACGGTCATCTCCCAATGACAAATTATTGCTAGTACAAGCATTGAGGAGGAAAGGTCATGTTGTTGCTGTAACTGGTGATGGAACAAATGATGCTCCTGCCCTTCATGAG gcTGATATAGGTCTTGCAATGGGTATCCAAGGTACAGAAGTTGCCAAAGAGAGCTCTGATATCATTATTTTGGATGACAATTTTGCTTCAGTTGTAAAG GTTGTGAGATGGGGACGATCTGTCTATGCAAATATTCAGAAATTTATCCAGTTTCAGCTTACAGTAAATGTGGCCGCCCTAGTGATAAATGTTGTTGCTGCAGTTTCTACTGGTGATGTTCCATTAAATGCAGTGCAG CTTCTTTGGGTAAATCTTATCATGGATACCCTGGGAGCGCTAGCCCTGGCAACGGAACCACCAACTGATCACCTCATGGATCGAACTCCTGTTGGTCGAAG AGAGCCTCTCATAACAAATATTATGTGGAGGAATTTGCTGATACAG GCAATGTACCAAGTATCTGTCTTACTTGTACTCAATTTCCGAGGTAGAAGCATACTGGGTTTGAACCATGACAACAATGTGCATGCAATCAAAGTGAAGAATACTTTGATATTTAACGCATTTGTTCTCTGTCAA atatttaatgaatttaatgCTCGAAAGCCAGATGAATACAACATATTTAAAGGAGTCACAAGAAACTACCTTTTTATGGGTATAATTGGATTAACTCTTGTGCTTCAG ATTGTCATCATTGAATTCCTGGGCAAGTTTACAAAAACAGTAAGGCTAAATTGGAAGCAGTGGATCATCTGTGTCATTATCGGATTCATTAG TTGGCCTCTTGCTGTGATTGGGAAATTGATACCAGTGCCAACTACTCCTATCAATAACGTTTTTTCGAAATGTGGAACGTCTAAAAGGAAGGAACACGATGAATCTCAGTAG